Proteins from a genomic interval of Sphingobacterium sp. SYP-B4668:
- a CDS encoding MFS transporter — protein sequence MNNKIGKYRWTICALLFFATTVNYLDRQVLSLLHPILEDEFGWSNTDYANITATFQFAYAVSMLLAGRFIDKLGTKLGFAIAIVIWSIGAIMHAYAVEMGEFSARVFGITAVSTSVLGFIIARIVLGFGESGNFPAAIKATAEFFPKKERAFATGIFNSGTNVGAILAPLTVPWMAYNWGWQSAFIIVGLVGFVWLIFWLIMYDKPDKKLSKAEYDYVVSDSLLIENRDANAPQPKISWVKLLGFRQTWAFTLGKFLTDGVWWFFLFWLPSYLKVQYGMSTTDMMLPLTVLYSMTMVGSIGGGAFPMYFINKGYAAYDGRMRAMFIIALFPLVVLAAQPLGDYTFWIPVVLIGIGASAHQAWSANIFTTVSDMFPKSAVGSVTGIGGMAGGFGGVIMSKLGGGLFDYYGAQGNIEVGYTIMFSICAVSYLIAWCVMKALVPKMKVVQMD from the coding sequence ATGAACAACAAGATTGGAAAGTACCGCTGGACGATATGTGCTTTGTTATTTTTTGCTACTACTGTCAATTATTTAGATCGCCAGGTATTGAGTTTGCTGCATCCGATACTTGAGGATGAATTTGGGTGGTCTAATACGGACTATGCCAATATTACTGCAACTTTTCAGTTTGCTTATGCAGTGTCGATGCTGTTAGCTGGACGATTTATTGATAAGTTAGGTACAAAATTGGGATTTGCCATTGCGATTGTTATATGGTCAATTGGAGCAATTATGCATGCTTATGCCGTAGAGATGGGTGAGTTTTCTGCACGAGTTTTTGGTATTACAGCAGTGTCAACCTCTGTTTTGGGATTTATCATTGCGCGGATAGTATTGGGATTTGGTGAATCGGGCAACTTTCCGGCCGCAATAAAGGCTACAGCTGAATTTTTTCCGAAGAAGGAGCGTGCTTTTGCAACAGGTATTTTTAATTCGGGGACGAATGTGGGAGCAATCTTGGCTCCGTTAACAGTGCCATGGATGGCTTATAATTGGGGTTGGCAATCTGCATTTATCATCGTTGGCCTAGTTGGCTTTGTATGGTTAATCTTCTGGCTCATCATGTATGACAAGCCGGATAAAAAATTATCTAAAGCGGAGTACGACTATGTTGTAAGTGACTCTCTATTGATTGAAAATAGGGATGCAAATGCTCCACAGCCGAAGATATCTTGGGTGAAATTGCTCGGATTTAGACAAACATGGGCCTTTACATTGGGGAAATTTTTGACGGATGGAGTATGGTGGTTTTTTCTATTTTGGTTGCCGTCTTATCTTAAAGTACAGTACGGTATGAGTACTACAGATATGATGTTGCCACTTACGGTCTTGTATAGTATGACAATGGTAGGATCTATCGGCGGGGGAGCATTCCCGATGTACTTTATAAATAAAGGATATGCGGCATATGATGGACGTATGCGTGCAATGTTTATTATCGCGTTGTTTCCGTTAGTCGTATTGGCCGCTCAACCTCTTGGTGATTATACTTTTTGGATTCCGGTAGTTTTGATTGGTATAGGTGCTTCGGCCCATCAAGCTTGGTCTGCAAATATCTTTACAACGGTATCGGATATGTTTCCTAAAAGTGCTGTGGGTTCTGTAACTGGGATTGGTGGAATGGCTGGCGGGTTTGGTGGTGTCATCATGTCCAAATTAGGAGGGGGGCTGTTTGATTACTACGGTGCCCAAGGGAATATTGAGGTCGGATACACGATTATGTTTTCTATCTGTGCTGTATCGTACCTAATAGCATGGTGTGTCATGAAGGCATTGGTGCCTAAGATGAAAGTGGTACAGATGGATTAA